A window of Elgaria multicarinata webbii isolate HBS135686 ecotype San Diego chromosome 2, rElgMul1.1.pri, whole genome shotgun sequence contains these coding sequences:
- the GPR135 gene encoding G-protein coupled receptor 135, with protein sequence MEAAALLSNASEAARGNGSASGVGAARGWPGAALAAQALLLLLLFALSALGNGAVVLVVARHRPLRTVTNAFVLSLALAELLGAALGLPPAFLSLLGGRPRGAWLFGPRLCLASAALHAGLGIAATLTVALLSFDRYCAIVRQPRRKMGRRRAAQLLAAVWLAALGFSGPWYLLARGEPEAEPGPAPGGAHCMHVLAWRAPGLGPPYSAALIVLGFLLPFGLMCFCHYNICRAVRLSESRVRPLTAYGHVLRYHSELRTATTVLLMIVSIICCWGPYCVLGLAAATGRFFVSPTTDTVASWMAWANGAINPLIYAARNPNLSMLLGRSREGGYRTRNNVAAYLPVAKGHRLGAKSRAERYASRGHGIGGTSGGTLSSSPTSGGEVAMWACKNPAVLFCRDARPSPASEVATMPPKSVALDTSL encoded by the coding sequence ATGGAGGCGGCCGCCCTGCTGAGCAACGCCTCGGAGGCGGCGCGGGGCAACGGGAGCGCGTCGGGCGTCGGGGCGGCGCGGGGCTGGCCCGGGGCGGCGCTGGCGGCgcaggcgctgctgctgctgctgctgttcgcGCTGTCGGCGCTGGGCAACGGCGCCgtggtgctggtggtggcgcGGCACCGGCCGCTGCGCACCGTCACCAACGCCTTCGTGCTGTCGCTGGCGCTGGCGGAGCTGCTGGGCGCCGCGCTGGGCCTGCCGCCGGCCTTCCTCAgcctgctgggcgggcgcccgcGCGGCGCCTGGCTCTTCGGGCCGCGCCTGTGCCTGGCCAGCGCCGCCCTGCACGCCGGCCTGGGCATCGCCGCCACGCTCACCGTGGCCCTGCTCTCCTTCGACCGCTACTGCGCCATCGTGCGCCAGCCGCGCCGCAAGATGGGCCGCCGCCGGGCCGCCCAGCTGCTGGCCGCCGTCTGGCTGGCGGCGCTGGGCTTCTCGGGGCCGTGGTACCTGCTGGCCCGGGGCGAGCCCGAGGCGGAGCCCGGCCCGGCCCCCGGCGGCGCCCACTGCATGCACGTGCTGGCCTGGCGCGCGCCCGGCCTGGGGCCGCCCTACAGCGCCGCGCTGATCGTGCTGGGCTTCCTGCTGCCCTTCGGCCTCATGTGCTTCTGCCACTACAACATCTGCCGCGCGGTGCGGCTCTCCGAGAGCCGGGTGCGCCCGCTCACCGCCTACGGGCACGTGCTGCGCTACCACAGCGAGCTGCGCACGGCCACCACGGTCCTCCTCATGATCGTCTCCATCATCTGCTGCTGGGGGCCCTACTGCGTGCTGGGCCTGGCCGCCGCCACGGGACGCTTCTTCGTCTCCCCCACCACGGACACCGTGGCCAGCTGGATGGCCTGGGCCAACGGCGCCATCAACCCCCTCATCTATGCCGCCCGCAACCCCAACCTCTCCATGCTGCTCGGGCGCAGCCGGGAAGGGGGTTACAGGACGAGGAACAACGTGGCGGCCTACTTGCCTGTGGCCAAGGGTCACCGTCTGGGAGCCAAGAGCCGGGCGGAGCGCTACGCCAGCCGTGGGCACGGGATTGGGGGCACCTCCGGCGGCACCCTGAGCTCCAGCCCCACCAGCGGCGGGGAGGTGGCCATGTGGGCCTGTAAGAACCCGGCCGTGCTCTTCTGCCGGGATGCCCGGCCCAGTCCGGCCTCTGAAGTTGCTACGATGCCACCCAAATCAGTCGCCCTTGATACTAGCCtttga